The Wansuia hejianensis genomic interval CAGCACCATATCAAATTCATAAATATTCTCACACTTCTGAAGGCCAAAATCCTTGTTCCAGAAGCTCTGCGGCTCCTCAATGCTCTCAGGCGGATTGCTGCAGCACGCGTCAATCTTCGCAAAATCCCATCCCTTCGGATAAAATCCCTCCAACATAGAGCCCTTCACAGTACCTAAAAAATCCATAATCTTTTCTCCTTTCTATACGTTTGCCCTGTGGGTATACATTGTGGAACAGCGTGAGCTGTTCCCCCGCCCCGTCAGGGGCATGTGTTACGGGGTGCCCTGTGGGTATATGTTTACATTACGGCAGAAGCCGTTTTGTTGCCATTCTCGGCCAGGTATAGCATTTGGTGAATGCTTCCGCATAGGGAACGCTGCACTGCAGCCCGCGGTATTTGGAACAGGTTCTCACAAAATCCAGGAAATCAATCTTGTCATGCTCCATCATCCATTTAATCTGTGATTCGTGACAGTTAAGCGCTTTGAGCTTCACCTCAATCTCATCGGTCACGTCCACATAATCTTCCGGCTGGAAGCCTACCCCCGCCAGCGTATCCATATAAAACAGCGGCGCCACCTCGCAGGACCCCAGATCACTCTCAATGTGATCCACGCTTGCCCCGAAGCTCGCGTCAAAAACCAGCTTGCTGACTTCCACATGATCCGTCATATAATCATTGGGAGAATGAGTGATGATGATATCCGGCCTCGTCTCTTTAATCACCCGGATCATTTTTTTCTTCAGCTCCATGTTTGAAGAATTCACTTCCAGATCCGGCACATCCAGGTCAAAGATTTTCCTGGCCCCTACGATGGCGGCTGCATGTTCGGCCTCCTGATGGCGCATTGACCTCAGCTCATCCGGCATGATAATCTTGTGTCCCTTGTCGCCGTTGGCCACATGGCACATGTAAACCTCCGCACCGCTCTTCACATACTTGTGCAGAGTTCCGGCACAGGCGATCTCCAGATCATCCGGATGGCATCCTACCGCTAGTACTCTCATTGCTACTCACCTATCCTTTCTTAATTGTGCTGTTAACAGCAACCGTTCAAATTCGTACAGCCAATATACTATTAGCCTTTAAAAATGCCCTTCTTACCGATGAACTTCAAAAGGGCTTTCTGTTTTGATAAAAAGGTGCACAAACAATCTCCTCGGTTCATGCACCTTTACTCAGCAATTTCTTATGATTTCCGGACACATTCCGTTACCTGATACAGGGCCGGAACGGCACAGCAGCAATGCTGCCTGAATTTGAACGTTTTATGATAATAGCTTAACATTTTATGCCGGATTTGTCAATTGTTTTTGAAGCTTTCGGAAGACCTGTTCCTGGGCTTCCAGACAGATCCGGAAACTGTCGTAGACCTCTTCAATCGTGGGCTTTTCCGGACATCCTGTTTCAATCATTTTTATCAGGTAATCCAGCTGAGCGCCTGTGGGTTTTCTCTTGCAGGGCAGGTTAATCATCTCATAGGTCCTATCCGGATATTTATAATACTCGATCAGATCTCCTTCCTCCTGATGGGTCTGACGGTCTTTCCGGAAAATTATGCGGATACTTCCCTTCGGCCCTATGAATTCTTTCTTGTTCTCAGAAGAGATCGTATTGCTCCAGCCTGCCTCATAATAGCCTACCGAACCGTCCGAAAGCTCCAGGGTCATGATCCCGT includes:
- a CDS encoding PIG-L deacetylase family protein is translated as MRVLAVGCHPDDLEIACAGTLHKYVKSGAEVYMCHVANGDKGHKIIMPDELRSMRHQEAEHAAAIVGARKIFDLDVPDLEVNSSNMELKKKMIRVIKETRPDIIITHSPNDYMTDHVEVSKLVFDASFGASVDHIESDLGSCEVAPLFYMDTLAGVGFQPEDYVDVTDEIEVKLKALNCHESQIKWMMEHDKIDFLDFVRTCSKYRGLQCSVPYAEAFTKCYTWPRMATKRLLP